From the Tachysurus fulvidraco isolate hzauxx_2018 chromosome 21, HZAU_PFXX_2.0, whole genome shotgun sequence genome, the window CCGAGCTCGTTCCATGTTCCGCATCTTGATTTCAGCGACGCTGACATGTCGACGCTGTTGCTCCAGAGTTTCACGCAGTCCCGCTACCTGCCCCCGGAGGGCCTCGTTGCGCTGTTCCAACCTTAACAGATAGATTAAAcatataatgatttattttttttctataatctcCCAGAGTAAGCAAGACTAATGCATGTAAGACTATTtcagtctgtttactgtttaacgAAAAAGTTGTTTGTGCTGATCAACAGCATGAGGATGTGAAACCATTAGTGTTTTCTATGTGAACTTTGGACAGTTTAATGACAGTGAGAAAGTTCTGATGCTCTGATGAGGGTGTTCAGACCTGTTGATCTTGGCCTCGTACTCCGCTTTCTGCCTGGCCATTTGCTGCCGTAGGCCAACCACGAGGCACTGTATTGCTTGAGAGGCAGGGGGGTCTTGAGAATCTGTAGAAGCATTTGGAAGAAAGACCTCACTGCTACCTGTACTTAATGGGGCATCTGTGGGGGCAGTGGAAGAGGCAGGAGAGCATGGGTGTAAGTCACTTTCTCCAAGGTCTGATCTGTAAGAAGCGAAACAAACGGAGCTGTGGCAAGGACTAGCGGTTCCACCGCTACCAGAGCCCCCATCCCCAAGCAGAATCTCACAGGAGGACCAGGAACTGGTGATGTCAGCCATTCTAGCAGTGCCACCCTCCAAGTCTACCATCCCAGTGCCAGCTTCACCTTCTTCTATACAGTCATCCCGATGCACCCCAGTGACCATGTTGTCATACACAGATAATGTGCTGTCCTGGGCTTCACTGCTCCCACCACTTTCTCCTAGAATTCTCTCAGTCTCCCAGCCACATTGCCCTAGGCCTGGCCAGCTTGTAGACTGCATACAGCTCTCATGTCCAGCTTCTCCAACTATAATCGTTGAGGAAGAGGCAGTTGGTGGAGTGGTTGGGGGAGGCAAAGGTCCAGAGTGAGGAGACTCCAGTGCCAAGAGGGATGGACCGTGGTTTTCGTAAAGAAGAGTCGAGCTTGCCTGAGGGGAGACTTCCTGTTTTTGCTGCTGTAGCTCTTCTAGGTGATGCGGGGTGTGTGAACTTTGGAAGGAAAATCTCCGTTCGGACATAAGAGGTAGTGAGAATTTCCTGGAGCATGGTGTGAAAGTCTGAGCTGGTTGGTGCTCACCATCACTGTTCAATCCTAGATGAGGGTGTCTTTGAGGAGCAGCAGGCTTGGTGTACATCCACTCTACCTGGCTGCCTTGTCTATGCGTGGAAGCAAAAGCTGGTCCTGAGGTTTTTGGTGCCTTGCGGTTGTTTTCTCTTGAGAAGAGCATGCTGTGTTCTCGGATCAGCTCTGACATCAGATGCTGTATTATAGCTGCACCTAGTGAGAAAGGTCAATAAAAGTATTAATGGTATGACTAAAAGgcatttgaatttttttgccTACTGGTATCGAAATCAGAATACACAGCCTATAGATCTCTGGCTCCAACAGAGCTTGCCTAGTACCAcccctgttttgtgtttcttacCCCCAATTATACTTTCAGGGTCTTCAGCTTTAGGTCGAAGAATGTTTGGCCCAAAAACCGTTGCTAGGTTTTGGATACTCATCTTATTGGTGCTAGAGAAGGACTGGACCTCATTTAAGAACCTGCAACAAGAGGATTTGTCCATCACTCGAATGTTGGAGATGCACACGTTTAATAAATTCGTAGCAACAATTGTTCCAATCTTAAATCTAGCACTTACTGACAGATGTACTTCAGCAGTTTAAAATTAGCTACAGGGAGCTCATGAAGAAGGTTTCTTAACTCCAGCAGTCCCTGAAGCCAGACCAGAAGAAGGTTATATAAAACCTTATACGGTATGTATGATCaagatttaaaacattttaacctgtgcaacacactacactttaaCAGAATAGGAGATTACCTGTTCCCTGTCCGAGGAGATTTTTTTGCCACATATAAGAAACTCTTGATAGCGGGAGAAGGGTACTAGTGGTTC encodes:
- the si:ch211-247j9.1 gene encoding rho GTPase-activating protein 22 isoform X1, which translates into the protein MIPFPFSLTGNRDVLVSPGSYFFLSNSCGQGEEWLKSLNKGVWIPFTGVFGQRLEETVLYERRYGDHMAPLVVEQCVDFIREQGLMEVGLFRQPGQATLVKELQEAFDAGEKPSFDSSTDVHTVASLLKLYLRELPEPLVPFSRYQEFLICGKKISSDREQGLLELRNLLHELPVANFKLLKYICQFLNEVQSFSSTNKMSIQNLATVFGPNILRPKAEDPESIIGGAAIIQHLMSELIREHSMLFSRENNRKAPKTSGPAFASTHRQGSQVEWMYTKPAAPQRHPHLGLNSDGEHQPAQTFTPCSRKFSLPLMSERRFSFQSSHTPHHLEELQQQKQEVSPQASSTLLYENHGPSLLALESPHSGPLPPPTTPPTASSSTIIVGEAGHESCMQSTSWPGLGQCGWETERILGESGGSSEAQDSTLSVYDNMVTGVHRDDCIEEGEAGTGMVDLEGGTARMADITSSWSSCEILLGDGGSGSGGTASPCHSSVCFASYRSDLGESDLHPCSPASSTAPTDAPLSTGSSEVFLPNASTDSQDPPASQAIQCLVVGLRQQMARQKAEYEAKINRLEQRNEALRGQVAGLRETLEQQRRHVSVAEIKMRNMERARADADRRNAALQREMEQFFETFGELNSEARKTERIIQSF
- the si:ch211-247j9.1 gene encoding rho GTPase-activating protein 22 isoform X2, which translates into the protein MIPFPFSLTGNRDVLVSPGSYFFLSNSCGQGEEWLKSLNKGVWIPFTGVFGQRLEETVLYERRYGDHMAPLVVEQCVDFIREQGLMEVGLFRQPGQATLVKELQEAFDAGEKPSFDSTDVHTVASLLKLYLRELPEPLVPFSRYQEFLICGKKISSDREQGLLELRNLLHELPVANFKLLKYICQFLNEVQSFSSTNKMSIQNLATVFGPNILRPKAEDPESIIGGAAIIQHLMSELIREHSMLFSRENNRKAPKTSGPAFASTHRQGSQVEWMYTKPAAPQRHPHLGLNSDGEHQPAQTFTPCSRKFSLPLMSERRFSFQSSHTPHHLEELQQQKQEVSPQASSTLLYENHGPSLLALESPHSGPLPPPTTPPTASSSTIIVGEAGHESCMQSTSWPGLGQCGWETERILGESGGSSEAQDSTLSVYDNMVTGVHRDDCIEEGEAGTGMVDLEGGTARMADITSSWSSCEILLGDGGSGSGGTASPCHSSVCFASYRSDLGESDLHPCSPASSTAPTDAPLSTGSSEVFLPNASTDSQDPPASQAIQCLVVGLRQQMARQKAEYEAKINRLEQRNEALRGQVAGLRETLEQQRRHVSVAEIKMRNMERARADADRRNAALQREMEQFFETFGELNSEARKTERIIQSF
- the si:ch211-247j9.1 gene encoding rho GTPase-activating protein 22 isoform X3, translated to MPESKQAVHRTGSYLSNSAYRKIKRVLSFRRRVFGQRLEETVLYERRYGDHMAPLVVEQCVDFIREQGLMEVGLFRQPGQATLVKELQEAFDAGEKPSFDSSTDVHTVASLLKLYLRELPEPLVPFSRYQEFLICGKKISSDREQGLLELRNLLHELPVANFKLLKYICQFLNEVQSFSSTNKMSIQNLATVFGPNILRPKAEDPESIIGGAAIIQHLMSELIREHSMLFSRENNRKAPKTSGPAFASTHRQGSQVEWMYTKPAAPQRHPHLGLNSDGEHQPAQTFTPCSRKFSLPLMSERRFSFQSSHTPHHLEELQQQKQEVSPQASSTLLYENHGPSLLALESPHSGPLPPPTTPPTASSSTIIVGEAGHESCMQSTSWPGLGQCGWETERILGESGGSSEAQDSTLSVYDNMVTGVHRDDCIEEGEAGTGMVDLEGGTARMADITSSWSSCEILLGDGGSGSGGTASPCHSSVCFASYRSDLGESDLHPCSPASSTAPTDAPLSTGSSEVFLPNASTDSQDPPASQAIQCLVVGLRQQMARQKAEYEAKINRLEQRNEALRGQVAGLRETLEQQRRHVSVAEIKMRNMERARADADRRNAALQREMEQFFETFGELNSEARKTERIIQSF